A region from the uncultured Macellibacteroides sp. genome encodes:
- a CDS encoding TonB-dependent receptor, with product MNRTNFVIMLLIILVTHPLYAQQSIAISGNVFTCDMLPAEGANIILLNSKDSVFVAGTAVDERGNFHLKDLATGNYLIEMSMLGFQKEVKSVYLNGNYTIPLDTVYLKPDAMKLGSVEVVAKRSQIEIQADKTVINLDASIINTGKNAFNVLETLPGVFINNKGNVSLNGKNGTKVMLDNRTSYLEGEELVSYLKTIPSSSIEKIELITNPSSKFDASGNSGIINIRTKRNRTVGFDLGINTNYEQGKYGKTNNNMSFNHRNGKFNLFGMYGHYIGHNYVDLQVFRKLNKTDPVYNSTYNQDSYRKRNDRSHYYKAGIQYFASTQTSFELSANGYKNNRTENGSMTSSFTNYIGIRDSSIRSSTNNENRRNNFNASMGMLHKIDSAGKELSSSFDYLHHSVNNDQFHNDIFAYEKNPGSKSESKGLKKGTIILYSGRVDLTYPVSEKLVFDAGLKSILVKIDDISDYKNKTIEGWQPDYGLSTRFLYKENIYAMYASSLISINSIVLEAGIRLENTHIKGNLPGNKVVSDSSFTKSYTNLFPSISLSYSFLKQNSLNLSYRKRIDRPNYHDMNPFVYIFDSYTYEQGNTALQPQFADSYDFSYIYKSNYRLTLFYSHTKDVIAKSFKMSENNNRVYVMPMNLATYNSYGVKASIGNLSPLTCLQSSLNIGLTRNEYAWNIPLSESKSGKTTLMMHLSNRIMFAKGWAAEITGFYNGKMALGQMNIASFGQLSAGIQKKIWNDKATISIFSNDIFHTNRVNMNTMIEQSVVRTYEKEDRCLLGISFSWKFKKGYESKEFKKKGEAFDSKRINL from the coding sequence CCAACTTTGTTATTATGTTACTTATAATCCTTGTAACCCATCCACTCTATGCTCAACAAAGCATTGCAATCTCGGGAAATGTGTTTACATGCGACATGCTTCCAGCCGAAGGAGCCAATATTATCTTACTAAACAGCAAAGACTCTGTCTTCGTTGCTGGTACAGCCGTAGATGAAAGGGGTAACTTTCACCTAAAGGATCTTGCAACCGGAAATTACCTTATCGAGATGTCTATGCTTGGCTTCCAGAAAGAGGTTAAAAGCGTTTACCTTAATGGAAACTATACCATTCCGTTGGATACAGTATATTTAAAACCGGATGCTATGAAACTAGGATCGGTAGAGGTTGTTGCCAAAAGATCACAAATTGAAATTCAAGCCGATAAAACGGTAATCAATCTGGACGCTTCTATTATCAATACCGGTAAAAATGCATTTAATGTGCTTGAAACTCTTCCTGGTGTATTCATCAATAATAAAGGAAACGTATCTCTAAATGGAAAAAATGGAACAAAAGTCATGCTCGACAACCGGACTTCTTATCTGGAGGGAGAAGAACTTGTAAGCTATCTAAAAACCATCCCCTCTTCGTCCATTGAAAAGATCGAGCTAATTACAAATCCGTCCTCAAAATTCGATGCAAGCGGAAATTCAGGAATCATAAATATCCGTACCAAAAGAAACCGGACAGTCGGTTTCGACTTAGGTATAAATACAAACTATGAGCAAGGTAAATATGGAAAGACCAATAACAACATGTCATTTAATCACAGAAACGGAAAGTTTAATCTGTTTGGCATGTATGGCCATTACATAGGTCACAACTACGTAGACTTACAGGTATTCAGAAAACTGAACAAAACAGATCCAGTGTATAATTCAACTTACAACCAGGATAGTTACAGAAAGCGCAACGACAGATCGCACTACTATAAAGCAGGAATACAGTATTTTGCGTCTACACAAACCTCATTCGAATTATCGGCCAACGGATACAAAAACAATCGGACCGAGAATGGTTCCATGACTTCGTCGTTTACTAATTATATTGGAATAAGGGATTCTTCTATTCGCTCGTCGACAAATAACGAAAACAGAAGGAATAACTTCAATGCCAGCATGGGAATGCTGCATAAAATTGACAGCGCTGGAAAAGAACTGAGCTCTTCATTCGATTATCTGCATCATTCTGTAAACAATGATCAATTTCACAACGACATCTTTGCTTACGAGAAAAATCCCGGTTCAAAATCTGAATCTAAAGGGCTAAAAAAAGGAACTATCATTTTGTATTCCGGAAGAGTAGACCTGACTTACCCTGTATCTGAGAAATTGGTTTTCGATGCAGGATTAAAATCCATATTGGTTAAAATTGACGATATTTCTGATTATAAAAATAAGACAATTGAAGGGTGGCAACCGGACTACGGATTAAGTACCCGCTTTTTATATAAGGAAAACATTTACGCTATGTATGCAAGTAGCCTTATATCAATAAATTCAATAGTTCTGGAAGCGGGAATTCGATTGGAGAACACACATATCAAAGGGAATTTGCCAGGCAACAAAGTCGTTTCGGACTCGTCGTTTACAAAGTCATATACAAATCTGTTTCCTTCAATTTCACTAAGCTATTCATTTCTCAAACAGAACTCACTGAACCTGTCTTACCGAAAAAGAATTGACCGGCCCAATTACCATGATATGAATCCTTTTGTTTATATTTTCGACTCCTATACATACGAACAGGGAAATACAGCCTTACAGCCACAGTTCGCTGACAGCTATGATTTTTCTTACATCTACAAAAGCAATTATAGACTTACTTTATTTTATAGCCACACAAAAGATGTCATTGCCAAATCTTTTAAAATGAGTGAGAACAATAACCGGGTATATGTAATGCCAATGAACCTGGCCACTTATAATTCGTATGGAGTAAAAGCAAGCATTGGAAATTTATCACCACTTACATGCCTTCAATCCAGTCTTAACATCGGACTTACCCGCAACGAATACGCCTGGAATATACCGTTGAGTGAAAGCAAAAGTGGAAAAACAACACTAATGATGCATCTCAGCAACCGCATTATGTTTGCTAAAGGATGGGCCGCCGAAATAACCGGTTTTTATAATGGAAAAATGGCTCTGGGGCAGATGAATATTGCTTCATTTGGACAGTTATCTGCAGGAATTCAAAAAAAAATATGGAATGATAAAGCAACCATTTCTATATTTTCGAACGATATATTTCATACCAACCGGGTTAATATGAATACAATGATAGAGCAAAGCGTTGTAAGAACATACGAGAAAGAAGACCGGTGCCTGTTGGGCATCTCATTTTCCTGGAAGTTTAAGAAAGGATATGAATCAAAAGAATTTAAGAAAAAAGGAGAAGCGTTTGATTCAAAACGTATAAATTTGTAA